Proteins from one Thermogemmatispora onikobensis genomic window:
- a CDS encoding DinB family protein, which produces MKAMTNEARQFSSEFDHIAHEVLQMLQQVPAALLDHPFPTPESYSIFMLATYLVEVGEFWIVGQIGKKPYPSPSLAEFCAGGTLPALIARYQRWLREVHDILDRLPDEALDEPLAFALAPGGLAHIASMTARACLQQAIRHCGLILEHMRTLSRSLLSSAEGEASVNIPGAPAAAEERQNQDGQT; this is translated from the coding sequence ATGAAAGCTATGACGAACGAGGCCCGGCAATTTTCTAGCGAGTTTGATCACATTGCGCATGAAGTGCTTCAAATGCTGCAACAGGTCCCAGCGGCACTGCTCGACCATCCTTTCCCGACACCTGAAAGCTACTCCATCTTCATGCTCGCCACGTACTTAGTAGAAGTCGGGGAATTTTGGATCGTCGGTCAAATTGGCAAGAAGCCATATCCGTCCCCAAGCCTGGCCGAATTTTGCGCTGGGGGAACCCTACCGGCGCTAATCGCTCGCTATCAGCGCTGGCTCAGAGAAGTGCACGACATACTCGACAGGCTTCCGGACGAAGCGCTTGATGAGCCGCTAGCTTTCGCCCTGGCGCCGGGGGGGCTTGCGCACATTGCCTCAATGACTGCACGAGCCTGTTTGCAGCAAGCGATCCGTCACTGCGGGCTGATCCTGGAGCATATGCGCACTCTTTCCCGTTCGCTTCTCAGCAGTGCCGAAGGGGAAGCATCGGTCAACATCCCGGGAGCCCCAGCGGCAGCTGAAGAGCGACAAAATCAGGACGGGCAAACCTGA